A window of Macrotis lagotis isolate mMagLag1 chromosome 1, bilby.v1.9.chrom.fasta, whole genome shotgun sequence genomic DNA:
ACCGTCTCTGCGGCTAGATTCAGCTAGAACCCACTCCTCCCAGCTAGCCAGCTTGacgatatttctttttttgtttgttttttttggaatttttgcaatggggttaagtggctcgcccaaggctacgcggctaggtgtctgaggccggatttgaactcccgACTCCGGGGCCGggctctgcaccacctagccaccccagtttccAATATTTCTATTCAGGACAGAAAGGGCTGAGTTCACTTTCTGGAACACCAGGTGCTTTGCGCCTAGCCATTGGAATGTGAGGCGGCCTCTCCTTGGGCTTAGTCTTTATTATCTAGATAAGTTATCCAGTCAAAGTTCTGCAGGAAGGATGTATTCAAGTTATGGCCTGGTCGTTTTAACCTTCTGGAACTGATCTGGCCCTCCCGTCCAGCCTTCCTCACATTTTTTTCACGTTCAAGAAAGTAGAACTCGGAAAAGTACCAAAATAGCCGTCACCCCTGAGCAAACTTTCCCCGAACCCCGCAGGAGACTTGAGAGAGGCAGGTGTCCTCCTCCCCGGCTCTGCGAGCTCCTTCTGTGCCCAGGAGGATTTTTCTCTCCATCAGTAATCAACAAGCACTTAGTTTAAGGGCTGACCCTGTGCCAagccctgaggatacaaagaaaagagcCTCTGCTTTAACTGCTTCATAGTTGAAGCGTTTTCTGAAGCTCTCACCAAATTTTTCCAGTGGCAAGAATTCTCTACTATTCCACAGCTGGTAGAAACACCTTAGAATCACCTTGAGTTGGCAAGAGATTTTAGTTCTAtgtgagatttttttcattttttataattttatcacCAGTACAGGGCCTGACATtccttaagaaatgcttgttgaataatTGATTATATCCAGGTTTAATGGAGTGACTGACAACTATGTATTGGATTTCTTCCTTGTGTTACAATTTCTGCTAACCTCTTGAGTTCACAGAACCTTGTTGATGACCAGGAATGCACAGGTTCTCTCATCTTCTATTCCAGGTAGGGACAAAGGACAAGCTTGGGTCAAAGAGCTTTCCATCTGAGGCTCTTTCTCCTCACAaccccccattcccctttcctTAGTCCCTTAAGGCAGCCCTCAGAATCCACCTAAACAGGGTCATCAAGTTCCCTGGAGTTGTTTTCcataatcatttcttttaatactATTACTAATAACAATATTGATAACTGACACTACTAATATAATACCTTAAGGTTTACAAgattcattcatacatatatacatatatgtaatatatatatatatatatatataaaatatgtgcgTATGTATGTAGATCAGTTGGTGCTCATAAAAACCCAGGGAGGTAAGTGGTACTGTTATTGTCCCCATTTAATGATAATTGACCTTTGTGTAGTAGTACTTCAGCCTctggaaaatgttttgcatttatTGTATTCAAATTTCACAGTAATCCTGTAAGGTGATACTACAGgaattattatgcccatttaatagatgtggaaattgaggctaaACAAGGTTAAGGGATTTTCCAAGAATCAAAAACTCAAGCTGAGAAAGAGTTTGAACCTAGTGCTTCCTCACTTCAAGTTTTGTACAATTATCCACCACATTTTGCTTTTAGAACATCCAATACAGAAGAGTTGAAGTGGGAAGGAATACACTCACTTCCTGTTAGTGCAGATCTGTACCTTATCAATCTTGTCCATGTCCTCTTATAAATTTTTCAATAAAACCTACCCATTACACTAGAGGCCTTCTAGGTGTGTAGCCATAGAACCCAGACTGATTATTATTTATTCTCGATTTCCTATATGAGTGACTCATTTTCCTTTTACAAGCTTACATTTCCTAAATGATACTTTTTAACCATTTTTGTATGTAGGTGGGTAATGTCTCAGTCCACTCACACCAATTGCAAGTCTCTGGTGCACTTTAGATAACCCATAGTTTTTTTTTCGttgattgttttttatttatttaaggcaatggggttaagagtgacttgcccaaggtcacacagcttggcaatcaataagtgtctgagttcacatttgaactcaggtcctcctgactccaggactggcgctctatccactgtgccacctagctgcccctggtaacCTACAGCTTTTATTCTTAAGAGATTGTAATCTTCCTTGAGCCTCAACTACATAGCCTAGTAGGAATATCATTAGGTCTAAAAAtggacatatacatatgtatgtgtatctatatatctatctaaatatatacatatatatgtgtatgtatgttagcAGCTGGGGCTCAATGAAAATACAGTTCAATTTCCCAATTACTATCAAGCCCATTTACTTCTCCTGTTCAATACCCATTTAATTGCCCATTTAATGTGTCTGTGGAAAATATAGGTACTATGCTGATAAAATAATTCAGTGGATCGACCATTCGAATACCTGGCATAATAACAATAGTAAACATCCTTCATCCATTTGAAttgttaaatctatttttaatggTTATAAAGTTCATTGAGGAGGTCCTATTCTGGGACTTGATGCAATTATAATTTCGAGACAGTATGGTATAGTGGAATGAGCACTGACTTTAGAGTCAGAGAGCCTGAGTTTGAATTTCACTCTGATGtctgctagctatgtgaccatgaatAAGCCAACTTCCctaagcttcaatttccttatctttaaggGTTTATTACATACTATTAACAGCTCCCCAGTCTCACAAGGTTATAAGTTCTTCATAAAGCAGTGATCATTGTGTCAGTTTTTATTTAACTATGTGTTTCTTTGTTAAAAAGGAAGCGAGGTAGGTGTGGTGGATGAGGAGAAGTACATCAGATATGACTGATAAAAACAAGGTTccagtaaattttaaaaatcttaaagcattatataaatgacaACTATTGgtacaataataatgatgatcttGAAAAAATCACCTAGCTTCACTgcccctcagtttcctaatttatagAAAAGGGTGTTGTAGTACAGGATCTCAGAAGACCCTTCTATAAAAGTTGATATTCTATGATCTTAAATTATGTCTTTTAGACATAATGAACTGAATCATACATTCCTTTCATTTGTAAGAGACAAAATACATAGAAACAGTGCCAATcagctgcaaaaaaaaataacttgagaAGAAATACTATGAAAATAATAAGAGCTTTTGTTTTTCAAGATACCTATTTGTGACtttaataaaattcaagaaattcagaaaaataaattggaattgGAATCTGTATCATTTTGAAATGTGATCCTTTTGCCTTAGGTGCTAAGATGTAACAATGTGAGTGggatttccaaatatatttcatatgcaaaaatatctatattctagatttcttgtaaatttccttttcaaGAGTTTCAATGGATACTATGGCAGGATCCTGCTGTCTTGAGTCACTAAAATCACAGTGGCTAAATTAATTGCTaataaaaagataggaaaattaAAAGGAGAGAACAACTAGCATTGATTGAGTTCTGAAAGTTTCTAAATTAGGGATGAGAAATGTACtcaaaagaaattcaaacttATTTAGAAGTTAATAAATCTATTTCCATCCAACTTATGTGTTTCTTAAAGATTTATATAAGCCAGAGGAAACAAAGTATTATTAATAAATTCAGTGAGTAGTCCTCTTGAGTTTTTACTGAAAACTGTagcttttaaattttagaatttttttgccTCAATATCCTCCTTATAACTTAACTGATTgctattgttttatatatttcacAAATGTGAAATTTATAAGGAAAAACTGAAGAATTTTGAAGTtaatgattttaacttttttaatctcttaagCAAATAATTCACCTAAAAGGGTTTTTAAGATGCTCTAGCCAAAacaaatgcattaaaaaaaaggaaaagcaaataattatgttaataatatagttgagaaaataaattttatcttttatattttccacATCACACATCTTATAAGACTGTTTCCATATAAATAATTTGACTATAGAAATTGTTAAGCTCAATTTTGTCCTAGGGGAAATAAGCTAAATTCCTTACCATTATCATGGTAAATAGAagaattgttttattgttgtatactaaaaataacaaaattcttaggtttctttaaattttatatgaaGGCAAGACTAAACATCATTTTAATCATTTACAGCTATATTAGCTGTCTGAAATTGATAATTCACTTCATGTTGTTAATTAACAGATTCCTTTGAGTAGTACTAAATGAAATCTGCAGGAAGTCTTTTCTGAATGAAAGTGAATTTATTTGAAGCATAACATGAATGTAAGTAAGTTTACATGTGCTTTGGGGGATATTTTTCAACTTCTTAATCAAATtgatagtaaaaataaatatatgcgATAGAGTGCTTTTCTAGCTTAATTGAGCAAAGCCTGGGTTTACAATACCAGATTGCTTGCTGGTCTTTTGTTTCTCATATAATTGTTCACCCTAATCTTTAAAATCTTCTGACTTATAATAGGAGTAGAGTTTTCCCATATTAATAGAACAGTAGAAGTAGATAGGCAGGATCATTGCTGTTGCCCAACATATAACTAACTGCATTCCTTATTGGAAGTATAAAAATAGTTCTGTTTTAGTACCAAATTACTGATCTTTTTTTaatgacagttttttttaatgtagttaaACATATATCATGATATTTCTGCATAATTCCTATTTCTTAAAGGATTCCTTGGATAAATAAAGAACCTGATTTAAATTTTCTCTGTTAAAAATACTTAcacgggggcggctaggtggcgcagtggccctagagtcaggagtacctgggttcaaatccggtccagacacttaataattacgtagctgtgtggccttggacaagccacttaaccctatttgccttgcaaaaacctaaaaaagaaaatacttacaCATTTTTTACTTATTCTGTTTATAATTATTGTGTTaggtaaatttgtaaaaaaaaattaagtgctaACTAGTTTTAAGACCAATGGGCAAAGGATTCTTTGAACCTTGAGGTTCCATCATAATTAGTTCTTTAAGAAATTAAGTTGCTAGAACTGTTTGTGTCTCACCTCATGTTGAATTTAACTGTGTTGTCTCTAAATTCATTTCTACATCTTGATGTGCTTGAGAGAAATGAGAATGGTAAGTAGGTGAAATCCTAGGAAAGAAActgtagtgggaaagaattgagTTAATATTTACAAAGGCGGTTATATTGATTCATCTGGATGATccccatataaaatatattctctaGGAGATTTTGTGTATCTAAAAAATGTATGAATTCAATTTCTAAATGCTTACTATATCCCAATATGTGCTTTGCAATaatgatacaaataaaaattagtGTTTGTTTACAAGATACTTAAATTCTTTGGGAAATCTTTCACAGTGTTAAGATAATTGCTGTCTGATGTAATGGCCTCTTAATTCATTCTTCTGAATAAATTTCAATATGTCAGTATCTACCTTTTTATTAGCTTGTTTGATCTCTCTCTCAGATATAGAGGGCTTTTAAAAttgacctttatttttttcttctcttcttgtaAACTATAGCTTGCCCAGTTTAAGAAGGAAAATAGGTAATAATTCAAATCTTAAACAATCAAATCCTAAAAGCTATTCttttaattgtaaaaaataaactcTACTGggtatattaaataaaaaatagctatcaaatgtggggttttttttatttaaggcaatgggattaagtgacttgcacaaggcaattattaagtgtctgaggcaggatttaaactcagatccttctgagtccagggcaggtgctctatccactacacccaCTAGCTAACCCCTGTCAAATGTGTTGACCACTCATTTCCTAACCCTTAGCCAAACTATACATCCCTCAAATCCACAGTGATTTGGGAGGTAGAAAATTTTTGTCTTACACTGTATAACATTAATGCTTCCTGAACTATTCACAGGATTccagaaaagattttcttcatggtaaaaaaaaaattttcaggttAAAGCATATTTTGAACACTGCTTTatagtattttttgtttgtttctagtGGTTCCTGATAACACAAGAGTTGAGCTTCCAAAAATTCATGAAGCAGTCAACATATGTAGAAGAACTTAAGTATGACTTCAATGAAAATGCTGAATTGagacacacagaaacacatgAGCCCTTCATCTTTAATTATTACAAAAATACCCTAGAGAGAAATAGCAAGCGCTATCAGGCCCTTGGCCATTTGCTTGAATGTTACATTTATGAGCTTTTGGAGAAAGTATGCAAACTACACAAAGTGTATATCCCAGTCCAGGCTATTATGGAACCAAGGAGCTTCTTTTTTATGAGTGAGAATGCATTAACtaatccttcccttcttcttgtCCTCCTCCAAGACCATGGAGTTTTTCGGGCTGGGCAGTGGAGTCAACAGACCATTGTCCGTCATGGCCTACAACATGGAAGTCAAATACCTTGTATTCAACTAGCTCTGCAGTCAGATTATGGAATCATTGTTTTAAATCCCAATGATAATTTCGtggatttaaagctagaaaaagagTGTCAAAGCCCTCTAGGATACACTACTGAGTCATCTTCCACAGAAATGTTTCACACTGGAAACCCATTTTTGCCAAAGGTTGCCCAGTGCATTCCTAAAAAGTACAGTAGTACACCTGAAGAACATACTGATTACATCtggaatcattttattttaaaaagtgcgGCTAGAAATGTAGCTTTCATTGTCCATGGTTATGGAGGTTTGGTTTTCATGGACCTACTTGTTCAGAAAAAATGGGAAGTAATGAACAAAGTATATGCTGTAGCCCTTATTGATTCTTCACACCATGTAGAGCACCAGCTGGGAAATGACACACAACTATTAACATGGATAAAGTACCACTGTCGTGAATGGATAACAAGTCACAAGCCACTGGATAAACCTGTAGCCACTGTTTTGAAAATGGATTGTCCAAAGGTTTCTGCTGGCACAGAAAATCATAGTTTAGCACCTTCTACCAGCTTACAATCAATTTTCAAATATctcaaaaatgctttaaaagcCAAAACAACTGTTCATTTTTCTCGAATGCCAATTATAACTAGAAGCTAcacaaaaagaaaacaggagaaggaaaaaggagagatacCTTGGAAAGCTGTAGGAAGTATGTTGGAATGAAAGGGAAGCTTCCACCTCTTCCGAATCTTGGTATACTGAATaactgattttgattttgatttttcttaaagaaatgtgaaatttttGCATTTTGCAGACTTTTGTGGGATAAAGAAAGTACACTTCCAGTCTGCtatgtttttgtattttgcaATATTACTTAAAGTTcatttttagaattgttttatttttaaaaagccactTTTTCAGGTTAAAGATAGATATTACAATTACTGTAGCCTAATTCAAATTTAGAGAAACTTATATTCTTTCATCTTGGTTTTTGTGACTCTGTAAAACTGACTAAAATTAAACATAATGAGCAGcacctgttttctcatttttatattcttctttgTTTAATAAAACAGTATTGACTTTGGTTTTATGGCACATAGTATAATGATGCAAAAGTAGTTTCTCTGTGCCAGAACACCTGATGGGTAGAGAATATAACATAAATCTTCTCTGGTAAGGGAAAGGATTAAGGTTTGGGGAGCCTCTTCTAGGACCTGTATTTGCATAATAATCACTCAACCATTTTACACACATGACCtatttgaacttcacaataagtatcatacatatatatacatatatatatatatatatatatatatattatcccagttttacaggtaataaaactgaggcttagagaaattAGATGACTTGGCTATAGTCCTAAGAATAGGTGATTTCTTAAGGTAGATTAAGATGAAACTTTTACCTTAGCTGAAAAGACAAATGGATCCAAAGATCTTTTTCTTACTCTTCCCTGCTACCAGTGCTCCTTTTTCACCCTGACCCTATGAGAAAGGGCTAGAAAAGTGTCTTCCTGAGAAGCCACTCAACTGATTTCCACTCTTAATACTGAGGTAAGAAGTAGCTTGAGTCACCAATAGGATAACATTTTGAGGTGAAAGGGATCTTTCAACAGCAAATAAAATGGAcatttcctttgtaattgtaATTGAAACCCAGTTCTCATTTATGTACAGCTTACATATTCTTTGGGAcacataaatttaaaatgtagCTTTCAAAGTTATCTTGCTTCTGCTTctttatgacatttttttttgcaaggcaaatggagttaagtggtttgcccaaggccacacagctaggtaattattaagtgtgtctgagaccagatttgaacccaggtactcctgactccagggctggtgctttatccactacaccacctagctgcccctctttatgacatttctttgaattttttaaaagagatgcCTCTTgagttttttacatttttcctaacCTATCATCGGTATCATTCTACCTCtcccaattaaaaagaaaaagaccttttaacaaatatgcataatcaaagAACATAAATTCTCACATTGACTATggccaaaaatgtatgtcttaattctgcatcttgaatccatcttctctttctcaaGAAGTAGATGGCATGCTTACTAATTAGTTCTCTAGAACTGTTGCATGAATAAGAGTGGAGGAACAGAGGAAAAAGGACAAAATGGGTCTAAGCTTGCACACCTCCAATACACAAGCCTTCCTCCCACAGTCTAGAGATCGGAACTATAGGAATCAGTTCCCTCATTACCAATGTGGCAATGCTCTAAACTGCTGGTCCTGGggcaaaaaagtaagaaatagaaataatagaatagaaCATACTCCtgttatgaaacaaatatggtgctgatacctaaatcaggaaaagcaaaaacaaaattatacaccaatttcactaatgaatacTGATGTATGAAACTAACTAGGAGACTACAAcaatatataacaaaaattatatattctgACTAGGTGGTTTTttgccaggaatgcagggataatttaacataaggaaaactattaatataGTTGATTACATGAAttacaaaaataacaatagatgcagaaaaagcttttgataaaacaCTTTTATTAGAAACACTTTAAAGGGTAGgtataatggatttttttaaaacaataagcatCTACCTAATTCATCAGCAATCATTATTtataatggagataagctagaaaccttcccaataagatcaagagtgatccaaggatgcccattatcaccaatattattcaatattatgttagaaatgctaacaagtaaaaaaaattgaaggaatcagaatgaaCAATGAGGTAATAAAACTTTTCACAGATGATAAGATGTTATATTTAGGATATCCTAGAGATTCAATTAAAAGTTAGTTGAAAAACTAACTTTAGCCAagtaataggatataaaataaactgataGAAATCACCAACACTCCAACAAAACCCTGCAAAAACAGGTAGTAAGAAAtaacccatttaaaataattgtaggcagcataaaatacctaggagtatATCTGCCTAGGCAaactcaggaactatatgaacagaatcataaaatactttttatacaaagtcagatttaaataattagagaaatattgttcatgggtaggcagggctgataaaaataactaatctacTTTTCTAATTGTCATCCCAATTTAATTACTAAAGAATGATTCTATTGTGTTGAGTCTGGGGGAGGGAACTCAGGCCAACATCAATATGATGGttcatttattgatcacaggatacatacttttatactctacatttacgtaaccaattacataagcgttttagcaagcatttttttcacatgcataccttgtgtatgtcttaggtgattgttttgagaaccagtgttttgataaacagagtaaagattgttttgagaaccaaacagtgatttgataaacaaagtgcagaaggtaattatctcagaatgcgctatctatctgagcctgggaatacaccttgttagctcagacatgcagctactcccttatctaagctctgaagtacatcttgcttgttaaagcacataactatttctgtgttaacacttcatagctcttagcctggaatacatatgacacaacactattgagctagaaaaaaaaaagaacgaattacatttggaaaaataaaacatcaaggaatcaatgggggaaaaaaataaaggaattttagcAGTACCACATCTGAAACTATATTATACGGCAGTAATTATTAAAATTGTCTGATACTAAGAAAGGTAGATCAACAGAGCAGAGTAGACATAAAATACACAATactaaatgattatagtaaccatgtgtttgacaaatgtaaaaaatttaaacttttggaataagaattcactatttggtaaaattcttgggaaaactgaaaagcaatctGGCAAAAATggggcatagaccaatatcttatacAATTTACCAATGTAAACTCAAAAGGAATTCGTGACCTGGATATAAAAGGAGATagcataagaaaattagaagaacatagAACATATTAGCTGTCAGACTTATGGagagaagaacaatttataaacaAATAGAGTATTGTGAGggataaaatgaataatactgattacattaaattaaaaaattattgaacaaataaaaccaatgtagccaaaattagaaggaaagcagaaaattgagcCCTCCAAAAATTTTATAGACAGTTTCTTAGATAAAGGTTTCATATCTCAACTCCATAGAGAACTTTgtctaatttataagaatacaagtctcatatcatctcacatctatcagattagccaaaAATGATTGAAATTGACATATGCtggagaaaatgtggaaaaataacagcaatgttgtttgaagaacaactgtgaatgactaagttattttatgtattataaatattaaaattaaaactacaaAAGACCTATGAAAGAAggtgctatccacctccagagaaagaacagataaaaaGAAGCATGTCTAATATAATCTTACAAAGATACATATAAATGTGTCTATGTgtaagtgtatgtatatatacatatcttctGTAGTGAAGAGTggcaagggagagagaaaaaaattaaaagtgaacagaagaaaaaagaaaactcagaaggaaatacagaagcagggcagctttgaaaataatgcatagtatttattacatatttttttcatggtttcatattgaatactcttggggcagctagatggtgggatagagcactggccctggagtcaggagtacctgagttcaaatctggcctcagacacttcataattacctagctgtgtggccctgggcaagccacttgaccccatttgccttgcaaaaaaaaagcttaataataaaaaaagttggATCTATTCCTATTGAATACTCTTTGTGTCCT
This region includes:
- the LOC141507053 gene encoding putative protein ARB2BP isoform X1, with protein sequence MHRFSHLLFQWFLITQELSFQKFMKQSTYVEELKYDFNENAELRHTETHEPFIFNYYKNTLERNSKRYQALGHLLECYIYELLEKVCKLHKVYIPVQAIMEPRSFFFMSENALTNPSLLLVLLQDHGVFRAGQWSQQTIVRHGLQHGSQIPCIQLALQSDYGIIVLNPNDNFVDLKLEKECQSPLGYTTESSSTEMFHTGNPFLPKVAQCIPKKYSSTPEEHTDYIWNHFILKSAARNVAFIVHGYGGLVFMDLLVQKKWEVMNKVYAVALIDSSHHVEHQLGNDTQLLTWIKYHCREWITSHKPLDKPVATVLKMDCPKVSAGTENHSLAPSTSLQSIFKYLKNALKAKTTVHFSRMPIITRSYTKRKQEKEKGEIPWKAVGSMLE
- the LOC141507053 gene encoding putative protein ARB2BP isoform X2, which encodes MNWFLITQELSFQKFMKQSTYVEELKYDFNENAELRHTETHEPFIFNYYKNTLERNSKRYQALGHLLECYIYELLEKVCKLHKVYIPVQAIMEPRSFFFMSENALTNPSLLLVLLQDHGVFRAGQWSQQTIVRHGLQHGSQIPCIQLALQSDYGIIVLNPNDNFVDLKLEKECQSPLGYTTESSSTEMFHTGNPFLPKVAQCIPKKYSSTPEEHTDYIWNHFILKSAARNVAFIVHGYGGLVFMDLLVQKKWEVMNKVYAVALIDSSHHVEHQLGNDTQLLTWIKYHCREWITSHKPLDKPVATVLKMDCPKVSAGTENHSLAPSTSLQSIFKYLKNALKAKTTVHFSRMPIITRSYTKRKQEKEKGEIPWKAVGSMLE